The following proteins are encoded in a genomic region of Candidatus Methylospira mobilis:
- a CDS encoding GumC domain-containing protein, with the protein MSDLNNKIAKYVISALLGTLIGSVAYFVQPVRWEGQALIKVGSVLVKGSQKTTSITVGLENASIEEMQVVIERLKSPSFVQAVVKKLENEKAAELIYSKGDLGFKTRSIRNSDALVITLNGTSPALVRSALDAVVGELLYVHGNIFSEDVSSIQREITALESEIDMISRRLDTIINANAHKGENPDDEKNLIAGLATVVILHDMDVKSDHLRALRENISSLNSKPTRLAQPVSVMEWRMFKQLWQACIIGAFLGAFLSFIWARFGKIRIK; encoded by the coding sequence ATGTCTGATCTGAACAACAAAATAGCAAAGTACGTGATAAGCGCTCTGCTGGGGACATTAATCGGCTCGGTGGCATATTTTGTCCAGCCGGTTAGATGGGAAGGGCAGGCGCTGATAAAAGTAGGTTCTGTGCTGGTTAAAGGCTCGCAAAAAACAACAAGTATTACGGTAGGGTTGGAAAATGCGAGTATTGAAGAAATGCAAGTAGTAATTGAACGGTTAAAATCCCCATCTTTTGTGCAGGCTGTTGTAAAAAAACTGGAAAATGAAAAAGCAGCGGAGCTGATATATAGCAAGGGCGATTTGGGCTTCAAGACTAGAAGCATCAGGAATTCAGACGCTCTGGTGATCACTTTGAATGGTACATCGCCAGCGCTTGTTCGATCCGCGCTTGACGCAGTGGTTGGAGAGCTATTGTATGTGCATGGAAATATTTTTTCCGAAGATGTGAGCAGCATTCAACGCGAAATTACCGCGCTTGAGTCTGAAATCGATATGATTTCAAGACGTTTGGATACGATAATTAATGCGAATGCTCATAAAGGGGAAAATCCTGATGATGAAAAAAACCTAATAGCGGGACTGGCGACAGTGGTCATATTGCATGATATGGATGTTAAAAGTGACCATCTTCGCGCGCTTCGAGAAAACATTTCCAGCCTAAACTCCAAACCTACCCGATTAGCGCAACCTGTTTCTGTTATGGAGTGGCGGATGTTTAAACAGCTTTGGCAGGCTTGTATAATTGGAGCTTTTTTGGGTGCCTTCTTGAGTTTTATCTGGGCAAGATTTGGAAAAATAAGGATAAAATAA
- a CDS encoding MaoC/PaaZ C-terminal domain-containing protein, translating into MILGQEFTVDFQISEKIYSGFINIFDDRNALHISDEYARSKGFESRVMHGNILCGFLSRFVGELLPVENTVIHSIAINFRNPCYLEEVVTLKARVEEVHESVSVYVFKFSFIIGSRTAATGNLQIGLLK; encoded by the coding sequence ATGATATTAGGCCAAGAGTTCACTGTTGACTTCCAGATTAGCGAAAAAATATATTCTGGATTTATCAATATTTTTGATGACAGAAATGCGCTGCATATAAGCGATGAATATGCACGGAGCAAGGGATTTGAATCCAGGGTTATGCACGGGAACATACTTTGCGGATTTCTTTCACGTTTTGTTGGAGAGTTGTTGCCGGTAGAAAATACGGTCATTCATTCCATTGCAATCAATTTTCGCAATCCTTGCTATCTGGAGGAAGTTGTCACGCTTAAGGCAAGGGTTGAGGAAGTGCATGAAAGTGTATCGGTTTATGTCTTTAAATTTTCCTTTATTATCGGGAGCCGGACTGCTGCAACGGGAAACTTACAAATAGGTCTGTTAAAATGA
- a CDS encoding SDR family NAD(P)-dependent oxidoreductase produces the protein MNILITGGASGLGSQILLKLAKSGHTVYFTYNKSANEAGVLEKENPGCRGFQCDFHDAASIDGLLSALNGLTLDVLINNALPSLKAVQFQRTNVDDLVSSFALNVIPILHITQACLSIFRKQRSGRIITILTSYLINRPPVGYSEYVANKAYLHAMSKAWAVENAKFGIAVNCISPSIMRTGLTSDTDDRVLDSLAASNPFGRLVEPSEVAELVEFLVKAPLQLNSSNFILNGGADVI, from the coding sequence ATGAATATTCTCATTACTGGAGGTGCATCCGGCCTGGGCAGTCAAATTCTTTTGAAACTGGCGAAATCGGGGCATACTGTGTACTTTACCTACAATAAGTCTGCCAACGAAGCGGGTGTTCTTGAAAAGGAGAATCCAGGGTGCCGTGGTTTCCAGTGTGACTTTCATGATGCGGCAAGCATCGACGGGTTATTGTCGGCATTAAATGGTTTAACACTGGATGTGTTGATTAACAATGCTCTGCCATCATTGAAGGCGGTCCAGTTTCAAAGAACAAATGTTGATGATCTGGTGTCCAGCTTCGCGCTTAATGTTATTCCGATTTTACATATTACCCAGGCGTGTCTCTCAATATTTAGAAAACAACGTTCAGGACGAATAATAACGATTTTGACTTCCTATCTGATCAACCGGCCCCCTGTTGGGTATTCAGAATATGTTGCAAACAAGGCGTATCTCCATGCAATGAGCAAGGCGTGGGCAGTAGAAAACGCGAAATTTGGCATTGCGGTTAATTGTATTTCCCCGTCAATCATGCGTACCGGTCTGACTTCCGACACTGACGATCGTGTGCTTGATTCTCTGGCAGCTTCAAATCCATTTGGACGATTGGTAGAACCAAGTGAAGTGGCTGAACTGGTAGAATTTCTCGTCAAAGCACCGTTGCAATTGAACTCATCGAATTTCATTCTAAACGGTGGGGCGGATGTTATTTAA
- a CDS encoding HAD-IIIC family phosphatase — translation MKISASLVSGFTGIKTESKPYRLAVLGDSATQLLVKTLTREGQAWGGGLEIFESDINQIDHMVRNPNSDLYVFSPEAVLLLYSAEELQKQYYAANHRIGEQFVSDKITEIRQIVSCLKADAVGRKIIVSNYAEINDGVYGNNANKYRASFLSSLRRINIALMDMVEGDSSVYILDLALMQSRIGRSKLFDPRLYVTSSMVYSVEALPVIARNIIEILASVQGNARKCLILDLDNTIWGGVIGDDGVEKIELGELGIGKAFTRIQRWAKELRSRGILLAVCSKNSDEIAKEPFLKHPDMELRLEDISIFIANWDDKVTNIRYIQSMLNIGFDSMVFIDDNPFERELVKSALPEVAVPDLPDDPAEYMDFLQELNLFEAGTLSDLDADRTLMVQRGIETRQLQSKFENEGDFLQNLNMICKVSGFNNFNTPRVAQLSERSNQFNLRTIRYSEQEVRAISQNPDFAGMAFSLEDRLGDHGLISAVVLSQKGSSLFIDNWFMSCRVLKRGVEHVVLDKIICLAIARGCEVVVGEYIPTRKNGLVSNHYENLGFHSRADDGLWVLPVTDFIKVEHFIEVVRHD, via the coding sequence ATGAAGATTTCAGCCAGCTTGGTGTCCGGTTTTACAGGTATAAAGACTGAATCGAAGCCATACAGACTTGCGGTCCTGGGCGATAGCGCAACCCAGCTGTTGGTCAAAACCCTGACTCGAGAAGGGCAGGCATGGGGGGGCGGTTTAGAAATATTTGAGAGCGATATTAATCAGATCGATCATATGGTGAGGAATCCCAACTCGGATCTCTATGTATTTTCTCCTGAAGCTGTACTTCTTCTTTACTCTGCTGAGGAATTACAAAAGCAATATTATGCCGCCAACCACAGGATCGGAGAACAGTTTGTTTCTGACAAAATTACGGAAATACGGCAGATAGTTTCATGTCTGAAGGCAGATGCTGTAGGCCGTAAAATTATTGTTTCGAATTACGCCGAGATTAATGACGGCGTATATGGCAATAATGCCAATAAATATCGTGCATCGTTCTTGTCCAGCCTGCGCCGCATCAACATTGCGTTAATGGATATGGTTGAGGGTGACAGCAGCGTTTATATTCTTGATCTAGCTCTTATGCAAAGCCGGATTGGCCGCAGCAAATTGTTTGATCCCCGTTTATACGTAACATCATCCATGGTTTATTCTGTTGAAGCGTTACCGGTAATCGCCAGAAATATAATCGAAATACTTGCCTCAGTTCAGGGAAACGCGCGCAAATGCCTGATCCTGGATCTGGATAATACGATATGGGGCGGGGTGATCGGTGATGACGGGGTGGAAAAAATAGAGCTCGGGGAGCTTGGTATTGGGAAGGCATTTACCCGAATACAGCGCTGGGCTAAGGAGCTTCGGTCAAGAGGCATATTACTTGCCGTTTGCAGTAAAAACAGTGACGAAATTGCGAAAGAGCCGTTTTTAAAACACCCTGATATGGAGTTGAGGCTTGAAGATATTTCGATTTTTATCGCCAACTGGGATGATAAGGTAACTAATATAAGATATATACAGTCGATGCTTAACATTGGCTTTGATTCAATGGTATTTATCGACGATAACCCGTTTGAACGTGAACTTGTCAAATCGGCGTTACCCGAAGTTGCTGTTCCAGATCTCCCTGATGATCCTGCAGAATATATGGATTTTTTGCAAGAGCTGAATTTATTTGAAGCTGGTACGCTGTCCGATCTGGATGCTGACAGAACGTTAATGGTTCAGCGGGGAATTGAAACGCGCCAGCTTCAAAGTAAATTTGAAAATGAAGGCGATTTTCTGCAGAACTTGAACATGATATGTAAAGTTTCAGGTTTTAACAATTTTAATACGCCTCGAGTCGCTCAACTTAGTGAGCGATCAAATCAATTTAATTTGCGGACGATACGCTATAGTGAGCAGGAAGTGAGGGCGATCAGCCAGAATCCGGACTTTGCCGGCATGGCCTTTAGCCTGGAGGACAGGTTGGGCGATCATGGTCTTATAAGTGCAGTCGTTCTGAGTCAGAAGGGTTCGAGTCTGTTTATTGACAACTGGTTCATGAGTTGCCGTGTGCTTAAGCGGGGCGTTGAGCATGTAGTGCTGGATAAAATTATCTGTTTAGCCATAGCTCGCGGCTGCGAGGTGGTAGTAGGTGAGTATATCCCAACAAGAAAAAATGGTTTGGTTAGTAATCATTATGAAAATCTAGGTTTTCATTCGCGAGCCGATGACGGTTTATGGGTGTTGCCCGTCACGGATTTTATTAAAGTTGAGCACTTTATTGAGGTTGTGCGGCATGATTAG
- a CDS encoding DUF2029 domain-containing protein: MVLQDSPERSRRGHHERKQSFAVRSEPAEGLNQGFPGRRVIYAGVIALINVAGFIYFILYFMENGYLPSPFIYDKANTFMDLFNPMYWAYDSGRYTEWGSVYPPLSFLVLKLINIALAGAAPDGGPLAMRDDSPFVIAGFCFICLVAPAIIMHARQWKSVASVEKVLIYVAIILSAPMLFSMERGNIVVLCPVLLVAAISEIGFKRILSIALLINIKPYFAVLMVYFLIRKNLKGFLFCSIAAFMVFLATGLVLDENFLCFFTNIIGFGQAKDLFTVGEVMALPSSVSAFSYVLQDPEGSAYALSYAVFDVVLAVNLIEATKWVLIIVSVVAVFLKAQKMRDGEIFALLVVVTTNLGVSVGGYTLILYIVLIPIFIKMRFSWLYIGILSMMSMPLDIIALANMNFGIHYAYLSGSNRYIDWSLGLGSIVRPVANIMLLVFLNYEFFTRKFSNRTVEAMRSANLSIKEDEVCLI, encoded by the coding sequence ATGGTTCTACAAGACTCTCCTGAGCGTAGTCGAAGGGGTCACCATGAACGGAAACAGTCATTTGCCGTTCGTTCTGAGCCTGCCGAAGGACTTAATCAGGGCTTTCCTGGCAGGAGGGTAATATACGCAGGTGTAATTGCACTGATCAATGTTGCGGGTTTTATCTATTTCATACTGTATTTTATGGAAAACGGATATTTGCCGAGTCCCTTTATATACGATAAGGCCAATACATTTATGGATCTGTTTAATCCGATGTATTGGGCATATGATAGCGGTCGTTATACCGAATGGGGCTCCGTCTACCCCCCGTTAAGCTTTTTGGTTCTGAAGTTGATTAATATTGCCCTGGCTGGGGCCGCGCCTGACGGCGGGCCGTTGGCAATGCGCGACGATTCTCCTTTTGTAATTGCGGGTTTCTGTTTTATATGTCTTGTTGCTCCCGCCATAATAATGCATGCAAGGCAATGGAAATCGGTTGCTAGCGTGGAAAAAGTTCTGATCTATGTCGCGATAATACTCAGTGCCCCCATGCTTTTTTCCATGGAGAGGGGAAATATCGTCGTGTTATGTCCGGTATTGTTGGTTGCCGCAATATCTGAAATTGGTTTTAAACGGATTCTGTCCATTGCGCTGCTGATTAATATCAAGCCGTATTTTGCAGTGCTGATGGTTTATTTTCTGATAAGAAAAAACCTTAAGGGATTTTTGTTCTGCTCGATTGCCGCATTCATGGTTTTTTTGGCGACAGGGCTGGTTCTCGATGAGAACTTCCTGTGCTTTTTCACAAATATCATAGGATTTGGGCAGGCAAAGGATTTATTTACTGTGGGCGAGGTGATGGCGTTGCCGTCGAGCGTGTCCGCTTTTTCGTATGTATTGCAGGATCCGGAAGGAAGTGCCTATGCTTTATCTTATGCCGTATTTGACGTGGTGTTGGCCGTTAATTTAATTGAAGCAACGAAATGGGTTTTGATCATTGTCTCTGTGGTTGCAGTATTTCTGAAGGCTCAGAAAATGCGCGACGGGGAAATATTTGCTTTGCTTGTGGTTGTTACAACTAATCTGGGTGTTTCGGTTGGCGGCTACACGTTGATTTTGTATATCGTATTGATTCCAATTTTTATTAAGATGCGTTTTTCATGGTTGTATATTGGGATACTGTCGATGATGTCGATGCCATTGGATATTATCGCGCTGGCGAATATGAATTTTGGAATCCATTATGCATATTTATCCGGCTCGAATCGTTACATAGACTGGTCGCTTGGGCTAGGCAGCATAGTACGTCCTGTTGCGAATATCATGTTGCTAGTTTTTCTAAATTATGAGTTTTTTACTAGAAAATTTTCAAATCGGACTGTCGAAGCTATGCGTAGCGCTAATTTGTCGATAAAGGAAGATGAAGTATGTCTGATCTGA
- a CDS encoding acyl carrier protein, producing MIRKEVLNNINDIFNDIFNDESIVITEASSAKDIDEWDSLNNIQIVVAVEKKFKIRFKASEISGWNNVGEMCDSIETLLQQK from the coding sequence ATGATTAGGAAGGAAGTTTTAAATAACATAAATGATATATTCAACGATATATTCAATGATGAATCAATTGTGATTACCGAAGCATCTTCAGCCAAAGATATTGATGAGTGGGATTCCTTGAATAATATTCAGATTGTCGTAGCCGTGGAAAAAAAATTCAAAATCCGCTTTAAGGCGTCTGAAATATCAGGATGGAATAATGTTGGTGAGATGTGCGACTCGATTGAGACGCTGCTGCAACAAAAATAA
- a CDS encoding class I SAM-dependent methyltransferase, translated as MQQNDFLSRVCPVCGSKTLQSPAIHSEVRAESLGFEALVRHWNGFFKEKIFFTYARCGGCGLLYAPVFFNEQQLESLYGQMPPNMSDVPIDALRRTQYGYFTELKAVSELKGGFIEVGPDIGLFTENCVREGRFDQYWLFEPNRDVLPALSQVVSGRQFHVIHDMFGFANVPDSSASVAVMIQVLDHLLDPVSTLAELRRKLAPGAHLLLVTHDEASLLRRITGWRWPAFCLQHPQVYNPKTLQALLEAAGYKVLRQTKTVNYFQADFLLKHLLWAFGIKARTVPDLGHLTPGLKLGNLLTIATPTVDEK; from the coding sequence ATGCAGCAAAATGATTTTCTCAGCCGCGTTTGCCCGGTGTGCGGCAGTAAAACGCTTCAGTCACCCGCCATCCATTCGGAAGTACGGGCGGAGTCCCTGGGCTTCGAGGCGCTGGTGCGCCACTGGAATGGATTCTTCAAAGAGAAGATATTTTTCACCTATGCGCGCTGCGGCGGTTGCGGGTTGTTATACGCGCCGGTTTTTTTCAATGAGCAGCAGCTGGAAAGCCTCTACGGACAGATGCCGCCGAACATGTCCGACGTGCCGATTGATGCCTTGCGCCGTACTCAATACGGCTATTTTACGGAACTGAAAGCTGTTTCCGAATTGAAGGGCGGATTTATCGAAGTGGGGCCGGATATCGGGTTATTTACCGAAAATTGTGTACGCGAAGGGCGGTTTGACCAATACTGGCTGTTCGAGCCGAACCGGGATGTGCTTCCGGCGCTGAGTCAAGTCGTATCCGGACGGCAGTTCCACGTCATCCATGACATGTTCGGCTTTGCCAATGTGCCGGATAGCTCAGCTTCGGTAGCGGTGATGATACAGGTTCTGGATCACCTGCTCGATCCGGTGTCAACGCTTGCCGAACTTCGGAGAAAGCTGGCGCCCGGGGCTCATCTGTTACTGGTAACCCATGATGAAGCATCGCTTTTACGGCGTATTACCGGCTGGCGATGGCCGGCGTTCTGCTTGCAGCACCCTCAGGTATATAACCCAAAAACGCTGCAAGCTTTGCTGGAAGCGGCCGGCTATAAGGTATTGCGGCAGACTAAAACAGTTAATTACTTTCAGGCCGACTTTCTCCTGAAGCATCTGCTCTGGGCGTTCGGCATTAAAGCTCGGACAGTGCCTGACCTGGGCCATCTCACGCCCGGTCTTAAACTAGGCAACCTGCTTACCATTGCAACACCGACAGTGGATGAAAAATAA
- a CDS encoding GtrA family protein: MDFAKRHQTKIRYLLAGAFNTAVGLAVYPALYFLALPLKLHYLMILTISQIICVTVAFLTNKFVVFRTSGNFLREFLKFVSFHVSYFLVNLAALPALVELAGMNPVWAQTIFAVLVIITSYFWHSRITFSSTKVAS, encoded by the coding sequence TTGGATTTTGCCAAACGGCATCAGACGAAGATAAGATATCTGCTGGCCGGCGCATTCAATACCGCCGTAGGCCTTGCTGTCTACCCTGCCCTTTATTTTCTAGCGTTGCCGCTGAAGCTCCATTATCTGATGATTCTGACTATCAGCCAGATAATATGCGTGACCGTCGCTTTTTTGACCAATAAGTTTGTGGTGTTTCGGACTTCCGGGAATTTTCTGCGAGAATTCCTTAAATTTGTCTCGTTTCATGTATCCTATTTTCTGGTAAATTTAGCCGCTTTACCGGCTCTGGTGGAACTGGCCGGAATGAACCCGGTTTGGGCACAGACCATTTTTGCCGTTCTGGTGATAATCACCAGCTACTTCTGGCATAGTCGTATCACATTTTCTTCAACCAAGGTAGCGAGTTAA
- a CDS encoding glycosyltransferase family 2 protein has translation MRENRTLLSIVTPCYNEQDNVDELYKRIKAAVAGLTKYNFELIFIDNHSEDDTVSSLKALAAADPMVKIIVNTRNFGHIRSPYYGILQSSGAATIYLASDLQDPPELIPEFIEHWEAGYKLVMATKPVSKGTAWVHALRKAYYRFLDDISDISLVADSTGFGLYDREVLDNIRKVDDPYPFLRGLICELGYEIKTIQFTQPRRLRGISKNNFYTLYDIAMLGIVSHSKMPIRIAAFMGFALGAMSVIVAMVFLFLKLMFWDMFSVGMAPLVIGLFFLFGIQLLFIGILGEYIGSIHTYLQRRPVVVEKERINFD, from the coding sequence ATGCGCGAAAACCGCACGCTGCTCAGCATCGTAACACCCTGCTACAATGAGCAGGACAACGTGGATGAGCTGTATAAGAGAATAAAAGCCGCAGTTGCCGGTCTCACGAAATATAATTTCGAGCTGATTTTTATCGACAACCATTCCGAGGATGACACTGTGTCCAGCCTGAAGGCGCTGGCGGCGGCCGATCCCATGGTCAAAATCATCGTCAACACGCGCAACTTCGGCCATATCCGCTCGCCCTATTACGGCATACTTCAGTCCAGCGGAGCAGCCACCATCTATCTGGCTTCCGATCTCCAGGACCCGCCGGAATTGATTCCGGAATTTATCGAACATTGGGAGGCGGGCTACAAACTGGTCATGGCCACAAAGCCGGTGAGTAAGGGTACCGCCTGGGTTCATGCCTTGCGCAAAGCCTATTACCGCTTTCTGGATGACATTTCCGATATATCGCTGGTGGCGGACTCAACCGGTTTTGGACTTTACGACCGGGAGGTGCTGGATAATATACGGAAAGTTGACGATCCTTACCCGTTTTTGCGGGGTTTAATATGCGAACTGGGTTACGAAATAAAGACTATCCAGTTTACGCAACCCAGACGATTGCGCGGCATATCGAAAAACAACTTTTATACCTTGTACGACATTGCCATGCTCGGCATAGTCAGTCATTCGAAAATGCCGATTCGGATAGCTGCATTTATGGGTTTCGCGCTGGGGGCGATGAGTGTCATTGTCGCCATGGTTTTCCTGTTTTTAAAACTGATGTTCTGGGATATGTTTTCCGTAGGCATGGCGCCGCTGGTTATCGGCCTGTTTTTTCTGTTCGGAATCCAGCTGCTGTTTATCGGTATCCTGGGTGAATACATCGGTTCAATACACACCTATCTTCAGCGTCGCCCTGTCGTTGTGGAAAAAGAGAGAATCAACTTTGATTGA
- a CDS encoding thiamine pyrophosphate-binding protein yields the protein MKLSDYVAQKVASHGIRHVFMVTGGGAMHLNHSLGTHPELECVFNHHEQACAIAAEAYYRLTNRLSVVNVTSGPGGTNAITGVYGAWVDSIGMLVLSGQVKWETTVRSTGLPLRQFGDQELDIEELVRPVTKYCVMVTDPRTIRYHLEKAIYLAVSGRPGPCWLDIPLNVQGAQIDPETLAGFDPSELNEPWRQTDLNAAAAEILEKIATAKRPVVFAGGGVRLSGRHDAFIRLVNKLGIPVVTGWNAHDAIWDEHPNYVGRPGTIGDRAGNFAVQNADVLLILGSRLNIRQVSYNWQSFAREAYKIWVDIDPVELRKPTVKADLPVLASLTDLLPVLADRFYAGPGQEHKAWLAWCKERRQRFPVVLPEYWNNERVNPYCFIDVLFDLLQEGQTVVAGNGSACVVSFQAAKLKPGQRLWTNSGCATMGYDLPGAIGACKAADNKPVVCLAGDGSIMMNLQELQTIAGNRLPIKIFILNNSGYVSIFQTHRNFFGGVEVGGGPRSGVTFPNFGRLSAAFDLPYKRCSRHEDLNQTISDTLAVDGPAVCEIILDENQPFAPKLGSKPLADGRIISPALEDLSPFLSRDELRDNMLIDLMEEP from the coding sequence ATGAAACTGTCGGATTACGTAGCCCAAAAGGTGGCTTCTCATGGCATTCGCCATGTCTTCATGGTCACCGGAGGGGGGGCCATGCATCTTAACCACTCCCTGGGTACTCACCCGGAACTCGAGTGCGTGTTTAATCACCATGAGCAGGCTTGCGCTATTGCGGCAGAAGCGTATTACCGGCTTACCAACCGCTTATCGGTAGTCAATGTCACGTCGGGTCCCGGCGGCACCAACGCCATCACCGGCGTGTATGGCGCCTGGGTGGATTCCATCGGCATGCTGGTGCTGTCCGGTCAGGTAAAATGGGAAACCACCGTGCGCAGCACCGGATTACCTCTACGCCAGTTTGGCGATCAGGAACTCGACATTGAAGAACTGGTGCGCCCCGTCACCAAGTACTGCGTTATGGTAACCGACCCGCGGACGATCCGTTACCATCTGGAGAAAGCCATTTATTTAGCGGTTTCAGGGCGCCCGGGTCCTTGTTGGCTCGACATACCGTTGAATGTGCAGGGCGCTCAAATCGACCCGGAAACCCTGGCCGGTTTCGACCCGTCCGAGCTCAATGAACCTTGGCGGCAGACGGATCTCAACGCCGCCGCCGCTGAAATCCTTGAAAAGATAGCTACGGCAAAACGCCCGGTAGTCTTCGCAGGCGGCGGCGTGCGCTTGAGCGGGCGGCATGACGCCTTCATTCGACTGGTTAATAAACTGGGCATTCCAGTAGTAACGGGCTGGAACGCCCATGACGCCATTTGGGATGAGCACCCGAACTATGTGGGGCGTCCCGGCACGATCGGCGATCGCGCCGGAAACTTCGCGGTGCAGAACGCAGATGTGCTTCTTATCCTGGGGAGCCGGCTTAATATCCGGCAGGTGAGTTACAACTGGCAGTCGTTCGCGCGCGAGGCCTATAAAATATGGGTTGACATTGACCCAGTCGAACTACGGAAGCCTACGGTGAAGGCCGACCTGCCGGTGCTGGCCAGCCTGACCGATCTGTTGCCGGTACTGGCCGATCGGTTCTACGCCGGTCCCGGCCAGGAGCACAAAGCCTGGTTGGCATGGTGCAAGGAACGCCGGCAACGCTTCCCCGTGGTGCTGCCTGAATACTGGAACAACGAGCGAGTCAACCCCTACTGTTTCATTGATGTTCTGTTTGACCTGTTGCAGGAAGGGCAAACCGTGGTAGCGGGGAATGGTTCTGCGTGCGTGGTAAGTTTTCAGGCCGCCAAACTGAAGCCGGGACAGCGGCTTTGGACCAATTCCGGTTGCGCTACCATGGGTTACGATCTACCGGGAGCTATAGGCGCATGCAAGGCTGCGGACAATAAGCCCGTCGTTTGTCTTGCCGGGGATGGCAGCATCATGATGAATTTGCAGGAACTGCAAACCATCGCCGGAAACCGGCTGCCGATTAAAATATTCATCCTCAATAACAGTGGATATGTGTCAATCTTTCAGACCCATCGTAATTTTTTCGGCGGGGTGGAGGTTGGCGGCGGCCCCAGGAGCGGCGTGACTTTCCCCAATTTTGGCCGTTTGAGCGCCGCTTTCGATTTACCCTATAAACGCTGCTCGCGTCACGAGGATTTAAATCAAACAATATCGGACACCCTGGCGGTGGATGGTCCGGCGGTATGCGAGATTATATTGGACGAGAACCAGCCGTTCGCGCCCAAGCTGGGATCGAAACCGTTAGCGGATGGACGTATAATTTCACCTGCGCTTGAGGACCTCTCACCGTTTCTATCTCGTGATGAACTGCGTGATAATATGCTGATTGATTTGATGGAGGAACCATAA